In Thermoanaerobaculia bacterium, a single genomic region encodes these proteins:
- a CDS encoding nitroreductase family protein: MNREAPTDISLLPAIRKRWSPRSFSRDPIQDKILLSLFEAARWSPSSFNEQPWRFILARQTDPEAFTRMADCLMDANRVWASHAPILMVALARTRFSHNEKENRHARHDLGMALENLAIQAADSGLMVHFMGGFSRDAVVAEWAVPPEFEPVTMAALGYPGDPSTLSDSLQKAETAPRIRNPLSSLVFEGAWGRPGGFLPRS, from the coding sequence ATGAACAGGGAAGCTCCAACGGATATTTCCCTCCTTCCGGCAATCCGAAAGCGATGGAGTCCCCGATCCTTTTCCCGTGATCCCATCCAGGACAAAATCCTCCTGTCCCTCTTTGAAGCCGCCCGATGGTCTCCCTCCTCATTTAATGAACAGCCATGGCGATTTATCCTTGCCCGTCAAACGGATCCGGAAGCATTCACCCGGATGGCAGACTGCCTGATGGATGCCAATAGAGTCTGGGCCAGTCATGCCCCGATTCTGATGGTGGCCCTCGCAAGAACCCGCTTTTCCCACAATGAAAAGGAGAACCGTCATGCTCGTCACGATCTGGGGATGGCCCTGGAAAATCTAGCCATCCAGGCGGCGGATTCGGGTCTCATGGTCCATTTTATGGGAGGGTTCAGCCGTGATGCCGTGGTGGCAGAGTGGGCGGTCCCTCCTGAATTCGAGCCGGTGACAATGGCTGCCTTGGGCTATCCGGGGGATCCTTCCACCCTTTCCGACTCTCTCCAGAAGGCAGAAACGGCACCCAGGATAAGAAACCCCCTCTCCAGCCTTGTCTTTGAAGGAGCCTGGGGCAGGCCTGGAGGATTTCTACCCCGGAGCTGA
- a CDS encoding Na+:solute symporter has protein sequence MTTLHFIDWAIIIGYTAVTVVLGLYFARRASGGINDFFISGRQLPWWLAGTSMVATSFAADTPLAVTEMVVKDGIAGNWYWWSFAIQGLMVTFLFSKFWRRAEIVTDVEFFELRYSGKAAAFLRGFKAFLGAIIANSIIMGWVMLAMATVVQMVFGWDPVPALGLCIVIALGYSVVSGLWGVVATDFLQFFIAMGGSVLLCVQAVKKVGGLQALREGAIHAAGPEVINFIPSPGKALFTTFLIYLSVQWWCASNSDSGGGILVQRMSATKDPRESMRAILWFNIAHYCLRAWPWILSALAVLVLYPGLENPRLGYPKLMIDILPTGMRGLILASFLAAFMSTVDTHLNWASSYLVNDVYKRFIKPHATERHYVMIGRLGMVGIAILAAVGASQMTSIEKAWKFLTLMGAGAGMVKILRWYWWRINAWSEISAIAASLTFSILIQKYTHLPFGERLAMNVAASAVVWITVTFLTSPTETNRLTAFYRKVKPSPRFWGPIARANPEVRSGESLTKNVQAWGVAVLFIYSFMFAIGKALLLEPVPATASGVIALFSGAYLFKTMSRDTLID, from the coding sequence ATGACGACGCTTCACTTTATTGACTGGGCCATCATCATCGGATACACAGCGGTCACGGTTGTCTTGGGACTCTATTTTGCCCGCAGGGCTTCCGGAGGAATCAACGATTTCTTTATTTCCGGCCGGCAGCTGCCCTGGTGGCTCGCCGGTACATCCATGGTGGCCACGTCCTTCGCCGCCGATACTCCCCTTGCCGTGACGGAAATGGTGGTGAAGGATGGAATCGCAGGAAACTGGTACTGGTGGTCCTTTGCAATTCAGGGCCTCATGGTGACCTTCCTCTTCTCAAAATTCTGGCGACGCGCAGAGATCGTCACCGATGTAGAATTCTTTGAACTGCGCTATTCCGGCAAAGCTGCCGCGTTTTTACGGGGCTTTAAAGCGTTTCTGGGCGCGATTATTGCCAACTCCATCATCATGGGGTGGGTCATGCTGGCCATGGCCACTGTAGTTCAGATGGTATTTGGATGGGATCCCGTCCCCGCCCTGGGCCTGTGCATCGTGATTGCCCTGGGCTACTCCGTCGTTTCTGGATTATGGGGTGTTGTTGCCACGGACTTTCTGCAGTTCTTTATTGCCATGGGGGGCAGCGTTCTTCTCTGTGTCCAGGCTGTAAAAAAGGTAGGAGGGCTCCAGGCTCTTCGAGAGGGCGCAATCCATGCTGCGGGCCCTGAGGTCATCAACTTCATTCCATCCCCGGGAAAAGCTCTTTTCACAACGTTCCTGATCTATCTTTCTGTCCAGTGGTGGTGTGCCTCCAACTCCGACAGCGGGGGAGGCATCCTGGTTCAGCGGATGTCTGCAACGAAGGACCCGAGAGAGTCGATGCGTGCCATACTCTGGTTCAACATTGCCCACTACTGCCTTCGTGCCTGGCCATGGATTCTCTCGGCCCTGGCTGTCCTGGTTCTTTATCCAGGTTTGGAAAATCCCCGTCTGGGTTACCCGAAACTCATGATCGACATCCTTCCTACCGGAATGCGCGGATTGATCCTGGCATCCTTCCTTGCTGCATTTATGTCGACGGTGGATACGCACCTGAATTGGGCGTCATCCTACCTGGTCAACGATGTTTACAAGCGATTTATCAAGCCCCATGCCACGGAACGCCATTACGTCATGATTGGGAGGTTGGGAATGGTGGGAATTGCCATTCTGGCCGCCGTAGGGGCTTCCCAGATGACGAGCATTGAGAAAGCATGGAAATTTCTTACGCTAATGGGAGCCGGAGCTGGAATGGTTAAGATTCTTCGATGGTACTGGTGGAGAATTAATGCCTGGTCGGAAATCTCCGCGATTGCAGCTTCTCTGACCTTTTCCATTTTGATTCAGAAGTACACGCACCTGCCTTTCGGAGAGCGTCTGGCCATGAATGTCGCTGCATCAGCGGTTGTGTGGATTACGGTCACCTTTCTGACCTCTCCGACGGAAACGAATCGATTGACGGCCTTTTATCGAAAGGTGAAGCCGTCACCGCGTTTCTGGGGGCCGATAGCCCGCGCCAATCCCGAGGTGCGTTCGGGGGAAAGCCTGACAAAAAATGTCCAGGCCTGGGGCGTTGCCGTACTGTTTATCTATTCGTTCATGTTTGCCATCGGAAAAGCCCTGCTTCTGGAGCCCGTACCCGCGACAGCATCGGGTGTCATCGCACTCTTTTCGGGAGCCTATCTCTTTAAAACCATGTCCCGGGACACCCTGATCGACTAG
- a CDS encoding glycosyltransferase family 39 protein produces MCKDETHALISSLLASMYPVFLYQITDIRTEPLFMFLVTATLYFFLRGLQSASIAHPLLAGVSVSLASLTRPVALILIPFLAICYMIRPGIRAKKMTALIFCFLIGVLITLAPWTIRNYIKYGEVILVNNAGGYNFWRGSSKEMYELTTIKDQAAFSTASEQFETDHQRTITREVNESADSPMARSRVWRRRGLENIKDHPELYFRYSLKKAVNYWRLWLNPQEYGKTKALMSALIFVPLYVLGFIGLLGYRKTNPWIFRFIIFYFLLFWVAHIPFQVVIRFRIPVTDPILLVFTGRAVRVFFQNLR; encoded by the coding sequence TTGTGTAAGGATGAGACCCACGCACTGATTTCTTCACTCCTCGCCAGCATGTACCCTGTCTTCCTTTACCAGATCACGGACATACGGACAGAACCGCTCTTCATGTTCCTTGTCACAGCAACGCTGTACTTCTTCCTGAGAGGACTGCAATCTGCCAGCATCGCACATCCCCTTCTCGCAGGAGTCAGTGTCAGCCTCGCATCTCTGACAAGACCCGTGGCCCTCATTCTCATACCTTTCCTTGCAATCTGTTACATGATTCGACCCGGAATAAGGGCAAAAAAAATGACAGCACTAATTTTTTGTTTTTTAATTGGAGTATTGATTACCCTCGCTCCCTGGACGATCAGAAATTACATCAAGTACGGAGAAGTCATCCTCGTTAACAACGCGGGGGGATACAATTTCTGGCGGGGCTCTTCAAAAGAGATGTACGAACTCACAACAATCAAAGATCAAGCCGCATTCAGCACAGCCTCCGAGCAGTTCGAGACTGACCACCAGCGCACAATTACACGGGAAGTCAACGAGAGCGCGGACTCTCCAATGGCCCGGAGCAGGGTATGGCGAAGAAGAGGGTTGGAAAACATCAAAGATCACCCGGAATTATATTTCAGGTACTCCCTGAAGAAGGCCGTCAATTACTGGAGGCTCTGGCTGAATCCACAGGAGTACGGAAAAACCAAGGCTCTCATGAGTGCCCTGATCTTTGTACCACTTTACGTCCTTGGGTTTATAGGCCTGCTTGGTTATCGAAAAACCAATCCCTGGATTTTCAGGTTTATCATATTCTACTTTCTTCTATTCTGGGTGGCACACATCCCCTTCCAGGTAGTTATCCGTTTCAGGATCCCTGTTACCGATCCAATATTATTGGTTTTTACTGGTAGAGCCGTGAGAGTTTTCTTTCAAAACCTTCGGTAA